In Haloarchaeobius litoreus, the following are encoded in one genomic region:
- a CDS encoding 4Fe-4S dicluster domain-containing protein — MPIDPNFEENRELVDEHNGHDVWGPVEEPEQLGIHGTHVAVDFDICLADGACLEDCPVDVFEWVDSPGHPESEIKADPANEAQCIDCMLCVDVCPVDAIDVDAGRQGRA; from the coding sequence ATGCCCATTGACCCGAACTTCGAGGAGAACCGCGAACTCGTAGACGAGCACAACGGCCACGACGTGTGGGGGCCGGTGGAGGAGCCCGAGCAGCTGGGCATCCACGGCACGCACGTCGCGGTGGACTTCGACATCTGTCTCGCCGACGGCGCGTGCCTGGAGGACTGCCCGGTCGACGTGTTCGAGTGGGTGGACAGCCCGGGACACCCCGAGTCCGAGATCAAGGCCGACCCGGCGAACGAGGCGCAGTGCATCGACTGCATGCTCTGTGTCGACGTCTGCCCGGTGGACGCCATCGACGTGG
- a CDS encoding DUF456 domain-containing protein, which produces MDFQALLTGVDPVLVVALVLLVAGIVGSAVPSMPGPLLSVAGVLVFWLWGEGLGTVVAVGLVAVGLFAVVADLLADAVSARVGGASWQTTALAGVVGLALLFVTGPLGILVGVVGTVFALEYWETQDHRHAARAAVTTSLGILASAVVQVLLTLSMLLGFGLSVFVW; this is translated from the coding sequence ATGGACTTCCAGGCCCTCCTCACCGGCGTCGACCCGGTGCTCGTCGTCGCTCTGGTCCTCCTCGTCGCCGGCATCGTCGGCAGTGCGGTCCCGTCGATGCCCGGGCCGTTGCTCTCGGTCGCCGGTGTGCTCGTCTTCTGGCTCTGGGGCGAGGGCCTCGGCACGGTCGTCGCGGTCGGCCTCGTCGCCGTCGGGCTGTTCGCCGTCGTCGCCGACCTGCTCGCGGACGCTGTCTCAGCCCGCGTCGGCGGTGCGTCCTGGCAGACGACGGCGCTCGCGGGTGTGGTCGGCCTCGCGCTCCTGTTCGTCACCGGTCCGCTGGGCATCCTCGTCGGCGTCGTCGGCACCGTCTTCGCACTGGAGTACTGGGAGACCCAGGACCACCGCCACGCCGCCCGCGCCGCGGTGACGACCAGCCTCGGCATCCTCGCCAGCGCCGTCGTCCAGGTGCTCCTGACGCTGTCGATGCTGCTCGGCTTCGGACTGTCCGTGTTCGTCTGGTAG
- a CDS encoding glutamate--tRNA ligase translates to MDDSLREQVEREAEKHALFNAIKHESDAAVGAVMGPLMGENPAFREHGDEVPGVVGGVCGRVNQMSHDEKRERLGELAPDLLAELDSEDEGEEHTLPDLPNADEYDGIRMRCAPNPNGPWHVGHARMPAVIGTYREHYDGWFCVRFDDTDPETKRPDLDAYDGILEDIEYLGFDPDEVLKASDRMETYYEHARELIEMGGAYTCSCPQGEFSDMKNSGEACPHREKDAETTMAEFEDMVAGEYSSGEMVLRVKTDIEHKNPALRDWVAFRMIDTPHPREEAADYRCWPMLDFQSGIDDHLVGITHIIRGIDLQDSAKRQRFVYDYFGWEYPEVVHWGHVQVDAYDVKMSTSTLKELIDAGELDGWDDPRAPTIKSLRRRGIRGEAIVESMIELGTSSSNVDLAMSSVYSKNRDLIDDGADRQFLVRDGTELGIVGGAPEAGEPPVHPDHEDRGVREIPVGSAVLLEPKDLPEREERVWLKGLGCFRFTRDALQYTGDDISAVREEGVDVVHWVPAADNEPVELWTMDGVVEGRAEPGFRDQPVDTMVQFERVGFARVDAHGDDGSVAYFAHE, encoded by the coding sequence ATGGACGATTCGCTACGCGAGCAGGTCGAGCGAGAGGCCGAGAAGCACGCCCTGTTCAACGCAATCAAACACGAGAGCGACGCCGCCGTCGGCGCGGTGATGGGCCCGCTGATGGGCGAGAACCCCGCCTTCCGCGAGCACGGCGACGAGGTGCCGGGCGTGGTCGGCGGCGTCTGTGGCCGCGTCAACCAGATGAGCCACGACGAGAAGCGCGAGCGGCTCGGCGAGCTCGCGCCCGACCTGCTGGCGGAGCTGGACAGCGAGGACGAGGGCGAGGAGCACACGCTGCCGGACCTGCCTAACGCCGACGAGTACGACGGGATACGGATGCGCTGTGCGCCGAACCCGAACGGCCCGTGGCACGTCGGCCACGCCCGGATGCCGGCCGTCATCGGCACGTACAGGGAGCACTACGACGGCTGGTTCTGCGTCCGTTTCGACGACACCGACCCCGAGACGAAGCGCCCGGACCTCGACGCCTACGACGGGATTCTGGAGGATATCGAGTACCTCGGCTTCGACCCCGACGAGGTCCTGAAGGCGAGCGACCGGATGGAGACGTACTACGAGCACGCTCGCGAGCTGATCGAGATGGGTGGGGCGTACACCTGCTCGTGCCCGCAGGGCGAGTTCTCCGACATGAAGAACAGCGGGGAGGCCTGCCCGCACCGCGAGAAGGACGCCGAGACGACCATGGCGGAGTTCGAGGACATGGTCGCCGGCGAGTACAGTTCGGGCGAGATGGTGCTCCGCGTGAAGACCGACATCGAGCACAAGAATCCTGCACTCAGGGACTGGGTGGCGTTCCGGATGATAGACACGCCACACCCGCGCGAGGAGGCGGCGGACTACCGCTGCTGGCCGATGCTCGACTTCCAGTCGGGCATCGACGACCACCTCGTCGGCATCACGCACATCATCCGCGGCATCGACCTGCAGGACTCGGCGAAGCGCCAGCGGTTCGTCTACGACTACTTCGGCTGGGAGTACCCCGAGGTCGTCCACTGGGGCCACGTCCAGGTCGACGCCTACGACGTGAAGATGTCCACCTCGACCCTCAAGGAGCTCATCGACGCGGGCGAGCTCGACGGCTGGGACGACCCGCGCGCCCCGACCATCAAGAGCCTCCGACGGCGGGGCATCCGCGGCGAGGCCATCGTCGAGTCGATGATCGAACTCGGCACCTCGAGCTCGAACGTCGACCTCGCGATGTCGTCGGTCTACTCGAAGAACCGCGACCTGATCGACGACGGGGCGGACCGGCAGTTCCTCGTGCGCGACGGCACCGAACTCGGCATCGTCGGCGGCGCACCGGAAGCCGGCGAGCCGCCGGTCCACCCCGACCACGAGGACCGTGGCGTCCGCGAGATTCCGGTCGGTTCCGCCGTGTTGCTCGAACCGAAGGACCTGCCCGAGCGCGAGGAGCGCGTCTGGCTGAAGGGCCTCGGATGCTTCCGGTTCACCCGCGACGCGCTCCAGTACACCGGCGACGACATCTCGGCGGTGCGCGAGGAGGGCGTCGACGTGGTGCACTGGGTGCCCGCGGCCGACAACGAGCCCGTCGAGCTGTGGACGATGGACGGCGTCGTCGAGGGCCGCGCCGAGCCCGGCTTCCGCGACCAGCCGGTCGATACGATGGTGCAGTTCGAGCGCGTCGGGTTCGCGCGCGTCGACGCCCACGGCGACGACGGCTCCGTGGCGTACTTCGCCCACGAGTAG
- the idsA3 gene encoding geranylfarnesyl diphosphate synthase — protein MTDPQTREQTVLDAVGQRRELVNQAITEELPIKSPRRLYEASRYLLDAGGKRLRPTVLLVVGEALTDVEPMSADYREFQSLTDEPVDLMAAAVSVEVIQSFTLIHDDIMDDDDLRRGVPAVHKEYDLETAILAGDTLYSKAFEIMVETDAPPERVVAATDTLASTCTKICEGQSLDVSFETRRDVDPDEYLEMIEQKTAVLYAASAAIAGELLSADDEVVDALYGYGLDVGRAFQIQDDVLDLTVPSDQLGKQRGSDLVENKQTLMTVHAREQGVDVDGLVDTDSVEAVTETEIDDAVATLEEAGSIEYANQTARDLVERGKSRLEVLPDNEARDLLCDIADYLIERGY, from the coding sequence ATGACAGACCCGCAGACGCGAGAACAGACGGTGCTCGACGCGGTGGGCCAGCGACGCGAGCTCGTCAACCAGGCCATCACCGAAGAGCTGCCCATCAAGTCGCCCAGGCGGCTGTACGAGGCGTCTCGCTACCTGCTGGACGCGGGCGGGAAGCGGCTCCGGCCCACGGTGCTGCTCGTCGTCGGCGAGGCGCTGACCGACGTGGAGCCGATGTCGGCGGACTACCGGGAGTTCCAGTCCTTGACGGACGAGCCCGTCGACCTCATGGCCGCCGCCGTCAGCGTCGAGGTCATCCAGTCGTTCACGCTGATCCACGACGACATCATGGACGACGACGACCTCCGGCGCGGCGTGCCGGCGGTCCACAAGGAGTACGACCTCGAGACGGCCATCCTCGCGGGCGACACGCTGTACTCGAAGGCGTTCGAGATCATGGTCGAGACCGACGCCCCGCCCGAACGGGTCGTCGCGGCCACCGACACGCTCGCGTCGACCTGCACGAAGATCTGCGAGGGTCAGAGCCTCGACGTCTCCTTCGAGACGCGACGCGACGTCGACCCCGACGAGTACCTCGAGATGATCGAGCAGAAGACGGCCGTGCTGTACGCGGCGTCCGCGGCCATCGCCGGCGAGCTGCTCTCGGCGGACGACGAGGTCGTCGACGCGCTGTACGGCTACGGCCTCGACGTCGGGCGCGCGTTCCAGATTCAGGACGACGTGCTCGACCTCACCGTCCCCTCGGACCAGCTCGGCAAGCAGCGCGGCTCGGACCTCGTCGAGAACAAGCAGACGCTCATGACGGTCCACGCCCGCGAGCAGGGTGTCGACGTCGACGGACTGGTCGACACCGACAGCGTCGAGGCGGTCACAGAGACCGAGATCGACGACGCGGTGGCGACGCTCGAGGAGGCCGGCAGCATCGAGTACGCGAACCAGACCGCGCGCGACCTCGTCGAACGCGGCAAGTCCCGGCTCGAGGTCCTCCCGGACAACGAGGCGCGCGACCTGCTGTGCGATATCGCGGATTACCTGATAGAGCGCGGCTACTGA
- a CDS encoding ribonuclease J gives MEIEIATIGGYEEVGRQMTAVRAGDDVVVFDMGLNLSQVLIHDNVETEKMHSLDLIDMGAIPDDRIMSELEGDVQAIVPTHGHLDHIGAISKLAHRYDAPVVATPFTIELVKQQVESEQKFGVENDLVKMDAGETMTIGDSGQVELEFVNVTHSIIDAINPVLHTPEGAVVYGLDKRMDHTPVIGDPIDMKRFREIGREGEGVLCYIEDCTNANKQGRTPSESVARRHLKDVMYSLEDYSGGIVATTFSSHIARVKSLVEFARDIGRQPVLLGRSMEKYSGTAERLGFVDFPGDLGMFGHRKSVDRTFKRVMKEGKGNFLPIVTGHQGEPRAMLTRMGRGETPYELEDGDKVIFSARVIPEPTNEGQRYQSERLLGMQGARIYSDIHVSGHLNREGHYQMLQALQPQNVIPAHQDMSGFSGYVNLAESEGYKMGRDLHVTRNGNLIQLTE, from the coding sequence ATGGAAATCGAAATCGCAACAATCGGCGGATACGAGGAAGTCGGCCGGCAGATGACTGCCGTCCGAGCCGGTGACGACGTCGTCGTCTTCGACATGGGTCTGAACCTCTCGCAGGTTCTCATCCACGACAACGTCGAGACCGAGAAGATGCACAGCCTGGACCTCATCGACATGGGGGCCATCCCGGACGACCGGATCATGAGCGAACTCGAGGGGGACGTGCAGGCCATCGTGCCCACCCACGGCCACCTCGACCACATCGGGGCCATCTCGAAGCTGGCCCACCGGTACGACGCGCCCGTCGTGGCGACGCCGTTCACCATCGAGCTCGTCAAGCAGCAGGTCGAGAGCGAGCAGAAGTTCGGGGTCGAGAACGACCTCGTGAAGATGGACGCCGGCGAGACGATGACCATCGGCGACTCCGGGCAGGTCGAGCTCGAGTTCGTCAACGTCACACACTCCATCATCGACGCCATCAACCCGGTCCTGCACACGCCCGAGGGCGCGGTCGTCTACGGGCTGGACAAGCGGATGGACCACACGCCGGTCATCGGCGACCCCATCGACATGAAGCGGTTCCGCGAGATCGGTCGCGAGGGCGAGGGCGTCCTCTGTTACATCGAGGACTGTACGAACGCGAACAAGCAGGGACGCACACCGAGTGAGTCCGTCGCACGGCGGCACCTCAAGGACGTGATGTACTCGCTGGAGGACTACTCGGGCGGCATCGTCGCCACCACGTTCTCCAGCCACATCGCCCGCGTGAAGTCCCTCGTCGAGTTCGCCCGGGACATCGGCCGTCAGCCGGTGCTTCTCGGGCGCTCGATGGAGAAGTACTCCGGCACCGCCGAGCGACTCGGCTTCGTCGACTTCCCGGGCGACCTCGGGATGTTCGGCCACCGGAAGTCCGTCGACCGGACGTTCAAGCGGGTCATGAAGGAGGGGAAGGGCAACTTCCTGCCCATCGTCACGGGCCACCAAGGCGAGCCGCGCGCGATGCTCACCCGGATGGGTCGCGGCGAGACCCCCTACGAGTTAGAGGACGGCGACAAGGTCATCTTCTCGGCCCGGGTCATCCCGGAGCCGACGAACGAGGGCCAGCGCTACCAGTCCGAGCGCCTGCTCGGGATGCAGGGCGCTCGCATCTACTCGGACATCCACGTCTCCGGCCACCTGAACCGGGAGGGCCACTACCAGATGCTCCAGGCGCTCCAGCCCCAGAACGTCATCCCGGCCCACCAGGACATGAGCGGCTTCAGCGGCTACGTCAATCTCGCGGAGAGCGAGGGGTACAAGATGGGCCGCGACCTCCACGTCACCCGCAACGGCAACCTCATCCAGCTGACCGAGTGA
- a CDS encoding zinc finger AN1 domain-containing stress-associated protein, producing the protein MASCSFCGREVEGMPYSCNECGETLCGRHRLPERHDCSGLALVAERADDQTTFIGRSDDHDERGVVGRTLDAMLSPLRRLRRLRR; encoded by the coding sequence ATGGCGTCGTGCTCGTTCTGTGGTCGTGAGGTCGAGGGGATGCCGTACTCCTGCAACGAGTGCGGCGAGACCCTCTGTGGCCGCCACCGACTCCCCGAACGGCACGACTGCAGCGGTCTCGCACTGGTCGCGGAACGGGCCGACGACCAGACGACGTTCATCGGACGGTCCGACGACCACGACGAGCGCGGGGTCGTCGGCCGGACGCTCGACGCGATGCTGTCACCGCTTCGCCGACTCCGTCGACTGCGCCGGTAA
- a CDS encoding isopentenyl phosphate kinase codes for MTTVLKLGGSVITDKDRAETVDGEALDRAADAVARAADDLVVVHGGGSFGHHNAERYGVSTTAGTHDIGGVTEIHSAMKALNGLVLRRLHDRDVPAVPVHPLSAASRDSSGELTLPAGQVATLRAEGFVPVLHGDVVAHAGEGVTVLSGDEIVTSLARSLDADRVGLCSTVPGVLDEDGDVIDRIERFEDAAGALGGAESTDVSGGMAGKVRTLLDLPTPASVFGLDGLSAFLDGEAPGTTVD; via the coding sequence GTGACGACCGTCCTCAAGCTCGGCGGCTCGGTCATCACGGACAAGGACCGCGCCGAGACGGTCGATGGCGAGGCGCTCGACCGGGCGGCCGACGCGGTGGCCCGTGCCGCCGACGACCTGGTCGTGGTCCACGGCGGCGGGAGCTTCGGCCACCACAACGCCGAGCGGTACGGCGTCAGCACGACCGCCGGGACCCACGACATCGGGGGCGTCACCGAGATCCACTCGGCGATGAAGGCGCTGAACGGACTGGTGCTGCGACGACTTCACGACCGCGACGTACCCGCGGTGCCCGTCCATCCGCTGTCGGCTGCGAGTCGGGATTCGTCGGGCGAGCTCACGCTGCCGGCCGGGCAGGTCGCGACGCTCCGGGCCGAGGGGTTCGTGCCGGTGCTCCACGGCGACGTGGTCGCTCACGCGGGCGAGGGGGTGACGGTGCTGTCGGGCGACGAGATCGTCACCTCGCTCGCACGCAGCCTCGACGCCGACCGGGTCGGCCTCTGCTCGACGGTGCCGGGCGTGCTCGACGAGGACGGCGACGTGATCGACAGAATCGAGCGGTTCGAGGACGCGGCCGGCGCGCTCGGCGGGGCGGAGTCGACAGACGTCTCCGGCGGGATGGCCGGGAAGGTACGGACGCTGCTGGACCTGCCGACCCCCGCGAGCGTGTTCGGGCTGGACGGCCTGTCCGCGTTCCTCGACGGCGAGGCACCGGGGACGACCGTGGACTGA